CGCGCTGACCCGCTTCCTCAGCCACGGCACGGCGCCCGACGCCGCCGAGCGGCTGACCTTCCGCTACCCCGAGCTGCGCCTGACCTACCGCCCGACGGGGCCGCTGCCGCGCATCACCCGCGCCACCGCGAAGTTCCAGGGCCCGGGCGTCTACGCCACCACGCTGACCCAGCCCGCGCATTTCCGCGCCTACCTGCTCGAGCAGCTGCGCCCGCTGGTGCAGGATTACGGCGCGACGATCGAGGTGGGCCCGAGCGCCCACGAGATCCCGTACCCCTACGTCGTCGAGCCGGGCGCCGAGCTCGCCCGCGGCGTCACCGCGAGCGACCTCGCGCGGCACTTCCCGACCCCGATGCTGTCGAGCGTCGGCGACGAGATCGCCGACGGGCTGTGGCGGGATGCCGGCGACGAGGTCCGGCCGCTGGCCCTGTTCGACGGGCCGCGGGTCGATTACTCGCTGCGCCGCCTCGTGCACTATACCGGCGCCGACTGGCGCCAGATCCAGCCCTGGATCCTGCTCACCAACTACCACCGCTACGTCGACCAGTTCGTGCGGGTCGGCCTGAAGGCGCTCGCGGCGGAGCCCGAGCGCTACGCCCGCCTGGTCCTGCCCGGCGGCGTCTCGGTCGAGGCCGGGGAGGCGGCCGGCGCCGAGGCCGACGCCTTGATCGCCGCCTCGCCCTGGCACAAGTTCCAGATGCCCGCCTACCACCTCGTCGCCCGCGATCGCGACGGGCAGGCGGGGCAGGGGACGAGCCTCGTCAATATCGGCGTCGGGCCCTCGAACGCCAAGACGATCACCGACCACCTGGCGGTGCTGCGCCCGCATTGCTGGCTGATGGTCGGCCATTGCGGGGGCCTGCGCCAGTCGCAGACCATCGGCGACTACGTGCTCGCCCACGGCTACCTGCGCCGCGACCGGATCCTCGACGAATTGGTGCCGCCGGACGTGCCGATCCCGGCGCTGGCCGAGGTCCAGGTCGCGCTGCAGGAGGCCGCCGCCAGCGTCACCGGCGAGCGGGCGGAGGCCTTGAAGCAGCGCCTGCGCACCGGCACGGTGGTGACCTACGACGACCGCAACTGGGAGCTGCGCTGGTCGCAGGAGCGCCGTCGCATCAACCTGTCCCGGGCGATCGGCGTCGACATGGAGAGCGGCACCATCGCGGCGCAAGGGTATCGCCTGCGGGTGCCCTACGGCACGCTGCTCTGCGTCTCCGACAAGCCGCTGCACGGCGAGATCAAGCTGCCGGGCGCCGCCAACGCCTTCTACGAGCGGGCGGTGGGCGAGCACCTGCTCATCGGCCTCGCCACCCTCGACGCCCTGCGGCGCAACCGGCACGGCCTGCACTCGCGCAAGCTGCGCAGCTTCGACGAGCCGCCGTTCCGCTAGAGCATTGTCCGACGAAGTGGATACCGGTTCGGCGCAGAAAATGCGGCAAAACCAAAGACCTGGAGCAGCGCCCGATGGCAACGCGATCG
The sequence above is drawn from the Methylobacterium terrae genome and encodes:
- a CDS encoding AMP nucleosidase; this translates as MFADELRPMETVADPETAVDRLAALHAAATGSLRDALTRFLSHGTAPDAAERLTFRYPELRLTYRPTGPLPRITRATAKFQGPGVYATTLTQPAHFRAYLLEQLRPLVQDYGATIEVGPSAHEIPYPYVVEPGAELARGVTASDLARHFPTPMLSSVGDEIADGLWRDAGDEVRPLALFDGPRVDYSLRRLVHYTGADWRQIQPWILLTNYHRYVDQFVRVGLKALAAEPERYARLVLPGGVSVEAGEAAGAEADALIAASPWHKFQMPAYHLVARDRDGQAGQGTSLVNIGVGPSNAKTITDHLAVLRPHCWLMVGHCGGLRQSQTIGDYVLAHGYLRRDRILDELVPPDVPIPALAEVQVALQEAAASVTGERAEALKQRLRTGTVVTYDDRNWELRWSQERRRINLSRAIGVDMESGTIAAQGYRLRVPYGTLLCVSDKPLHGEIKLPGAANAFYERAVGEHLLIGLATLDALRRNRHGLHSRKLRSFDEPPFR